TATAGTCAGTCATTGGAGATAAGTCCTTTAATGTAGCTTCTGTTAGTTGACCAGTAACAGTTCGTATCCTAGTGCCATTTAGTTCAATATGATAGGCTGTTATTGGTGAGCCGTTGCTGTGTGGTCTTGTCCAGTACACGACCAGAGTGGAGTATGATTTGGACAACTATAAAACACCACACAAACATCTCTTACAAATTAGTAACAGATAAAACTCCTGACAAAACATCAACAAGTCTTTAATTGTACACACAAAAAAGCACATTATGTATGGCAAAGTGTTAGGAATTTATACATTGCTAAACAGTTTGCACATTAGGAATGTGTCAAATGTTAAGACCCGTGTTTCTACATTACCCTTTAAACTGTGCAACTATTAAAGAACTTAGTCCAAACAGAAACTCTGGGCTTGCATACAAGATGGACATAACATACAAAGCAGATATACAGGAGCATTTGTATTTGTAACTTCTGGGCCTACACTCTAGCATGGCCTTCAGTGTGTGTACCTTTCTGTGTCCTTAACAGAACAGTTAACAATAATTTTACTCGTAATTTGTTTTGTATAAACAGTGTTGTGTTGAGGTTGTATGTGCTTGCCCTATTTCCTAACACTAAATGAGCAAGAATTTATGTGACAACACATTTCAGAGTAGTTTACAATTTGGTGAGAACTCACAACTTTGCAGTGTTGTATGACACTGGGGGAGGATGGTAGTGTAATGAAGGATGACCATGGGCTCCAGCCACTATTGCCAATACCATTGACCGCCTGTGAACAGGAACAGTGAGATTGAATGTGCATGAGATACATACACCAAGTGACATGTACTaaacatacacactacatatactatagcatgcatgcattgagctggatcctcaaaaacatttagcaactcatggatacaattacacacgatcttgaaacttggctcatttgtagcactgcttgacctgctaaaaaatATTTCATCTTTATAATTAACCTAaatttttcaccatacatttcctatgggaaagccATAGAAGTatagaagccataaaagtgctatGTTTATTACGACCATTTCCCAagcttgtaatggagccaaatcaCAAGccacacatgtctgttgttggctattttactgtcaccactaatcatctggttggctgaaatgttaattctcttgagaaaaaatccacttacAATTTTTCAGGACCCAGCTccacttgtacatactatacacattgccacacactctacacacatacagatggacacatattacacacagacaGATGGACACATAATGTACAGACACAAACAAGActaacacactacactacactacagacACACACCTGTACACAGCATCCATAAGTGGTGGCAGGGCTCAGTCCCTTGATCACATAAGTACATCCACCAGTGACAGCAGCAGTCTATACCGCATCGTATGACATCACATGACATTTCTTATAACATCACTCACCTGGGGTGACATGTCATCCTCATCCTCCGACCACTTGATATTGTAACTGACTATTTTGTCACCATTATCAACCGGTTGCTATGGTGATAGTATCATTACAGAGTAAATCATGACAACAAAGGGACACACCTCCCATCTGACGGCAGCACCTGTTGGGCTGTGACTGATGACAAATGGCAAGGGAGGGGCATCTGGTGGAGATGCTGCTGTAACTATGGTGACCGGCTCTGACATGGGACTAGTCTGAAATGGTCGGTGAAAGCAGGTTACAATGCAAAATCCCAAATGTATTTATATAGTGACTTGTTTATTTAGCTACCTGATAAAAAAAATTGCCTGCCTATTCAAGTGCCTGTTTAATAAGCTCAAGAAACTTGAGTCTGAAAAGTGACTGAATTTTAAAATAGATGAGTTTCTCAAAAGTTCTTAAAGACACAGCATAACATTGTCACACTAAGGTCAACATTTTCAGTCATGTTTGTTGCAACTTTGGGGAACCCCCATGTTAAAATATAGACAAAAATTTCCCAACCAGTCCAATAACTGGTCACTCACCCCAGTACTATTCTTACAGGTGATGGTaaatgtgtaactatatccaggTGATAGTTTGGTGACGGTGAAAGAATAGTTTTCACTCTTATCATTGCTAGGAGCATTATCCTGTATATCCTTTGATGTGACCACACCAACTGGCACCCATTGTGCTATGACACACCCACACATGGATCACATGATTAGACGGCATTATGTAATCACCTGATTGTTTCTTGAGGACAGTGTAAAACATGATCAGTGATCCTCCGTTGTACTGGGGTGGATCTGTGTGAAACAGACACTGTAATTACCCTTCAGTAGTGACCCAGAAAGTCAGGGAAAATGATCATTTACAGTggtgtattagagtatatcatgtgactgcattattagagtatctcaaccttaAAACATGGAGGAACTCCATTTCCTTCTCTTTTGCCACTACACCCATGGCTGTTTATGCACTATTCAGGAATCTATAGCCATATTAGCACTCTTTTTAAGAGATCACATGAGGTTTTGTATTCTTAGTTTTGCAAAAACACTGACCCATCACATCTGTGAAACATGAGATGGCTCCTAACTAAAACTTAGAAATGGTAGCAGAGTTTATGCTTGGAGTCTTTTTCTGGCAAAGAACCTTGACACTAAGGTTTGTGGTCAACCTCTAACACATACTCTCTGGAGTTATGCACTTCAATGATGCTAGCTTGGAAGCTAGTGTTATTGAAGTGTTTTGATAATGTCAGTGTCCTTAGTACGATGACCAAAACTTAACTAATTTTGTATAAACAAATTTAGTGCAAAGACAAAGACTGTAATCTACATAACTGAGTCGGCACAAAAACTACCACTAAAATTCATATTAACTATTGCTATTTGTCTGAAGACTGCtgctaactaaaactaaatgGCAAAACTTATTTTTATCCAATGACTATTGCTAActaaatgtacagtgtatataaaaCTTTAATTTTAGGACAACGTAAAAATCTGCACTCACACAAAAACATTACTGAGCTTAAGTAAAAttctgtaattgtacatatatagcatACCCCAACAAAGAGTTAACGATTCTTGCTTTGGCTTTCCTTTTACCCTTGGCTTTGCTGTAGCACTCGGACAGACAGAACGAGTATTGAATGTAGCCACTGCACTCCACTGAAACACAAGTGATGTATAATAGAAGTTATTGACTGCCCTAACCTGTCCTGCTCCTCCAGCTGTGATGGCACACACTCTGATCACACAAGATGTCCCGGGGGATAACTTCTTGATTTCACACGAACATGCCTCACCATGGTAACCCTCCCTAAATACACCACCTACAGCAAGTATAGTAAGTATGTGAATAAAGTATTTCATAtggaattataattatatattttttagGTCTGAGAACAAAATACCCACACAAAATTATTAGCTTCTTATCCCCACCTGTGTTACCATTTTACTAATAAAGTTCGTCAATTATTGGAGGCTGAATGCAGCTAGCTAAGAAAATTGCTAGTTTAATAAAAACAAATCTACCTAACATGAGGATTGTTGGATGAgcaacaaataattacaaaccTAATTTTTAGCACAGTAGTTTTCAAGGATCAGCCTTGATGAGTTTATTCAAGATAAAATATGTGATCTCAAACAATAACGCCAGTTAACTATATATGGAAAttgctagctactgtataagcaGAAAATCTGACAGAATTAAATTTGGCGTTTGGCAaaattttactgaaattgtcaaATTTAAATCCACCAATTATCTGGATGGCTAAAGAGATTGAAAACATGGAGAAATCCAAGTTAACCTATGCAGTTTATTCTGACAAAAATCTAGCCAAAATTGGAGCTACTGAGCATGGTCCCACAGCTGCAGCCAATCTATATACCTTTCAGATTTTATGTATACAAGCCAAAGCACCTGCAAGGCATTCTCCTACCAAGTTACTCTCCTACTGATGTATCCcagatagctactgtagctacattattTTGTACTCGTGGTAACCTCAGCCTAGGATGCAGCTATAATGCTTGAAGCTCAACTTGGAAGCTATCGCTTGAGCTGCCATGACTATCACTTGGACTTTCATGAGATGTCATTATTGCCATCTGAAATTCCCTAATGTGGGCCCCTGCGAGCAAGAGGGAACCATCAAATCAGATAGACATGTTATTCAATCCACCAAATATTTTATAATATTTTCCTatcaaattttctgcttttttggTATGCAGGGACACACATTGTAGCTGTATACCTACTACACACATGAATACAATTGAATGACAAACAACTTACCTGAGTCAGTACTGATTTCCAGTCTATAACTAGTAATAGGTGAACCCCCATCATCTTTTGGAGGCTCTATAGAAATTACATCATATTAAAACTCACGGGTATTTCCCAAGGGAGTTCCCCACTTACCCCACTGTATATGTAATGATGTTGAAGTTACTTTCTCCTTCAAACCAACGTTGAGAGGGCACCCAGGTGTGTCAGGTAGTGTGACACACTCAGTGGCTGCACTGTATGCCCCTACCCCTGCACTGTTGACAGCACAAACCTGCAAATGACATGTCCTGGTATGTACCATGTAATGTGAGTTGTGATGATGTCATACCCTGAACTTGTAGGATGACTTCCTCTGCAGCTTGGAGCAAGTGTAGTGTAGTTCTTCTCCTTGGTAGATCACACGAAATCCATAACCCTGTAGTAAGGGTAGATGATATTGTGAAcagtgtatatatgtgaccagatttgcgaaaagggatcttccaATTAATAACGGATCTTCCAATTAATAACTTAAGATTGGAAAAagctattgatttgaaatttggtcagtagtgagtaccaacatagcttaatggatggatggagaaatttcaggtttatatgttaTGGTCTCCCAATTTCAtagaattagatgtgtgtggaagacccctttttgcttAATCCAGATAAGGTTTCCTCTATACTTTGCTGGGGTTCTCAGTATGTAAGCCAATTTGTAATGTGATTGACACCGTACCAATACCACAGCTATGATAACCTACCCACAAACTATTCTATGGTTGCCTTTATTCTATTAGGTGCTCACTAATTGAAGGGCTGTTAGTACAGTATAGGTGCAGGTAGACCTATTTATTGTTGAGTTTGCTGCTGGAGCAGGAGTGACACATGAAGATAATTTTGTTGATTACAGTTTTGTTGTTCGGCATTGCCAATTCCCAACCACTAGGTGTTACTGATGTCTTTGTGAGCAGTGGAGGTATAGGAGGAATCAATTGTAGCTGTAATGGGTACTGAGGGGTTCTAGATACATGCCTGtcatacatgtgcatgtatttcTAAAGGTGATCATCCACGTGGAGTTAATGGTGGTAAAGAACGAGCAGTATCACACATTGATAACAGTGGGATACTTGGTAATGTGTTTATGGCACAACAACGCTCTAGTGACCACAGTAAACTGTCTGCTCAGTTTGAAGGATTGCAAGATGTACCAGGGGTTTCTTATGGGCTATATATTTTAGAGTATCCAACAAATCATGATGCACTAAAGCCTTGTGATGATCTTGGTGACATTTATGATCCTGATGGCAATCTAGGGACATTCAATTACTCTGAACGTTGTCAAGCTAATCATTTGCATTGCGCCATTGGGGATTTAGTAACCAGGCATGGTGGTTTTAATAGCACTGATGGCTTCATTAACTTTGGTAGAGATTACAACCTCCCAATTTATGGACCAAGAAGTGTTGTTGGACGTAGTATAGTGGTCAGAAGGTTTGATGGTGATGATAGTAACTTGGCATGCTCCAATATTGAAGTGCCTACACAATCTCGAGTATTGCGTGGACGGTTTTCACATGTCTTGAGTGGAGATGTATTAATAATATTACCTCGGTATGATTACTTTGACTACACTAAAAATGAAAGGACACTTATTTTTATGAACTTGGAGCGTACTGATGCTGGACCACCCAATACAAATATGCATGGATGGCAAATACAACATGGTTATGCTGACCCAGAAAACATGTGTGACAGATTACATCCTGTTTTAGGTCGACGAATAATAGGAGAAGATATATGTTCACAATCATATCATCATACCTGTCCCTTGGGTGACCTCACAGCCAAGTGTGGGACACTCTCTGTGGTCAATAGACATATGAGAGCTTTCTGTACTGACAATCAATTGGGACTAGTTCCTTTTAGCACTTTGAACCAGACAGTTCTCAGAATTTTAGCACCATTAAGCAATCTCACAATGGAGTGTGTCCAATTGGAGGAACAACATCCTTCTGGAGCTATTATTAACTTTCGTAACTTGAGTACTCAGCCTGCTGTATCTGTTGATGTTGTCTTCTCTCAGTTAACGCAGTTTCATCCAATTTATTATCGCACACACATAATAAAACTTAATGGAGATGCAGCTAACCTCATTGTCTATGATGGTGATAATCCTGACCTTAACACTTGTACTAACCTTGGAGATGTACTTGGAAGAAAAGGTACTGTAGCTAACCCCAGAACCTGTGATCAATTTCCAGCAGGTGAGCTCGGTCCAAAGATTGGCTGCTTGAAGGGAAAACAAGAATTACATACTTACGGGCTTACTTCATCAATCC
This portion of the Dysidea avara chromosome 12, odDysAvar1.4, whole genome shotgun sequence genome encodes:
- the LOC136240597 gene encoding uncharacterized protein, with product MKIILLITVLLFGIANSQPLGVTDVFVSSGGDHPRGVNGGKERAVSHIDNSGILGNVFMAQQRSSDHSKLSAQFEGLQDVPGVSYGLYILEYPTNHDALKPCDDLGDIYDPDGNLGTFNYSERCQANHLHCAIGDLVTRHGGFNSTDGFINFGRDYNLPIYGPRSVVGRSIVVRRFDGDDSNLACSNIEVPTQSRVLRGRFSHVLSGDVLIILPRYDYFDYTKNERTLIFMNLERTDAGPPNTNMHGWQIQHGYADPENMCDRLHPVLGRRIIGEDICSQSYHHTCPLGDLTAKCGTLSVVNRHMRAFCTDNQLGLVPFSTLNQTVLRILAPLSNLTMECVQLEEQHPSGAIINFRNLSTQPAVSVDVVFSQLTQFHPIYYRTHIIKLNGDAANLIVYDGDNPDLNTCTNLGDVLGRKGTVANPRTCDQFPAGELGPKIGCLKGKQELHTYGLTSSIPISDIIGKPVALTRLDGTIWGCGKVQDYYNAPYSLPDNVVDYLDIWKPLSSC